The DNA sequence GAGTTTAGAGATTGCACTCGCTGAATTACTAATCTTCTTATAGACATTAATAGCTTCTTTGACTCTTAGTTGAGAAAGGGCAATTAGGCGTTTTTCACTGTCAACTAAAGTTCCATCCTTATCAAATAAAATTGCTTTTACACTACCTATAAATTTACCTCGAAGGCATAATTGAGGCATTACAGAGGTTATATCTAAATTTCCATTGTTGCTATTGGGTTTTCACCTTCCTCTGCTTGCTCAAGTAACATTTCCTTGTATTTAGCAGCCATTTCTTCGGCTTTGTCAAATACTTTCTGTGGGTCGCTCAGCATATCCCCAGGCTCAGGCTCAAGTGCTTTTGTCGAAAGAGAAATACGTCCTCTCTCTGCATCTAGGTCAATAATCATCACTTTCATCTGATCATTGACATTTAGAACTGAATGAGGGGTTTCAATATGTTCATGGCTAATTTCCGAGATATGAAGCAGTCCACTTACCCCTCCTATATCTATGAAAGCTCCATATGGTTTTATTCCTCTCACAGCACCAACAACAACTTCACCAACTTCTAATCGATTCATTTTTCTTTCGACTAAGGCACGCCTATGACTTAGTACTAATCTATTTCTCTCTTCGTCAACTTCTAAAAACTTTAGTGGTAAGAACTCTGCGACTAATTCTTCTTTAGCTTTCCTAGTACTAATATGAGAACCAGGTATAAAGCCTCTAAGTCCTTCTACTCTTACAAGTGCTCCGCCTCTATTTGTTGCAAATACTTCTGAGTAAATAGTTGCATCTTCCTTTTGAAGTTGTCTCACTCTTTCCCATGCGCGCTGATATTCAATCCTCCGGATAGAAAGTGAAAGTTGACCATCTTCATTCTCTTCACTCATTATAAAAAATTGTCTTACTTCTGAAGGTTGGAGTACATCGCTTAAACCTTCAACACGATTAATGGATACTTCTTGCATTGGCATGAAAGCTGCCGTTTTTGCTCCTATATCAATCATCGCTCCCTTTGTTTCAAGAGCAAAAACTGTTCCATTGACAATGTCGCCAGGCTTGAAGTTGTAATCGTATTTGCTTAAAAGTGAGTCAAACTCTTCAAGAGTAAAACCTACTCCATCAAAATCGTGTTTTTTTACTCTGCTAGAAGGATCATCTGCTGTTGGGATATCTTCAGGAATATCTGTGTCTACTTGGTTACCTGTTTCTTCAGGAGTCTTGTTATTAATTTCTGGTGAAGAGGTTTGACTCTCATCAATACTCTTAGCTGCCTGTTCTTCTGTCTCTAGCTTTTGTGAAGCCTCAGGTGAGTTTTCAACCATGATTAATTAGCAGTATGCCTGTTATGGCAATGCGAAAGTATTTCCCTTAGGCCTGCCTACCTAGAGGAACTAATACAACACTCTACATATTGGAGTGGCCTAATTAGATAACAGTTGCTAATTTTTTGTCTGGCTTAAAAGTTTCAAGCGTCTCAACGAAATCATTAATGCCATTAAATTGTCGATAGACAGAAGCGAATCGAATATACGCAACTTCACTAAGACCTTTTAATTGCCCCAAAACCATTTCCCCTAAATCTGAACTGCTAACTTCTTTCATGTTTCTTTGTTGGAGCTGTATTTCGATTTCATCAACAATTGATTCTATTTTTTGATTATCAATGCATGTTTTTTCACATGCTCTGATTAGACCATTCAATAGCTTGCTTCTACTAAAGGTTTCTTTAGATTCACTTCGTTTTATAACTGTTATAGGAACTGTTTCTACTCTTTCATAAGTAGTAAAACGGAAATCACAATTAAGACATTCTCTTCGCCTCCGAACACTTTTGCCAGTATCGGCAGATCGAGATTCTAAGACGCGACTATCAGTGTTTTGGCAAGAGGGGCATTGCATATTGCCCTAAAAATAAAAACTTCTTTCTATAACTCTATACATTTATTCGTATTCTGAGAAGGCCTAAATTTACTTAAGTTATATACACATAATAATTCTTCGAAAAAGTCTATGAATTAATCATCATTTTTTCTATGCGTGTCTAGACAATCTAGTTGGAGAAATAACACTTCCCAATAAAAAAGCCCTGCGAAAGCAGGGCTTTTTTATTGGATTTGTTTTACTTATCGAACTTTGGAGGATCGCGGAAAGCGACGGCAAAGAACAATGTTACGGCTGCCAAGGCCATTAAAAGGGTGTAAGAAAAGGCTTCCATAGAGAGGTTTTAGATAGAGGCTAAGGATTCCTTGAAATTAAGCACGCCCTGGGACGCGTCGTGTGGATTCATCTCCAAGTTTCTTGAAGAGACCAAACTCGACCTGGTCGCCAAGGTCTGGATCAATTCCAGCAAAGGTATCTCGATATAGAGTTCTGGCAGCATGCCACCAGTGCCCAAATAAGTAGAGCAACCCAAAGCAAGCATGAGCATAAGTAAACCATGCTCTTGGGCCACTTCGGAAGACCCCATCTGATTTGTAGCGATCTCTATCGAACTTAAAGGACTCACCAAGTTGTGCTTTGCGAGCAAGACGCTTAACAACTACAGGGTCACTAAAGGTTTGCCCACTTAGTTCACCACCATAAACTGTTGCAGTAATGCCTGTTTGTTCAAAGGAATACTTGGCTTCTGCTCTACGGAATGGAATGTCAGCTCTGACATTTCCATCTTTGTCTTCAAGAATTACTGGGAAGTTCTCAAAGAAGTTTGGCATTCTTCTGACTTCAAGCTCATTTCCTTCTTTATCTGAGAATGAAACGTGACCTTGCCAGCCAGTTGGGACACCATCGCCATTAACTAGAGCACCAGCTCTAAATAATCCTCCTTTTGCAGGGCTATTTCCTACATAGTCATAGAAAGCTAGCTTCTCAGGGATTGCTGCATAAGCTTCTTCTTTAGAAGCACCCTCATTTATAGAGGCTTGCACCCTTCTATTTATTTCAGTTTTGAAGTACCCAGAATCCCATTGGTATCTGGTAGGACCAAATAGCTCAATTGGTGTGGTAGCAGATCCATACCACATAGTTCCAGCAACCACAAACGAGACAAATAGGACTGCAGCAAGCGCACTTGCGAGAACACCTTCTAGGCTTCCCATCCTTAAATTCCTATAGAGCCTTTCTCCAGGACGGTTGGTGATATGGAAAACTCCACCAATAATTCCTAAAAGACCAGCTCCAATATGGTTAGCGACAATTCCTCCAGCACTAAAGGGGTTGAAGCCGTCTGCACCCCAAACAGGAGCGACTTTTTCTACGTGACCTCCTAGGCCATATGAGTCTGAGACCCACATGCCAACGGCTGATAGATGGAATGCGCCAAAACCAAAGCAAGTAAGCCCTGCAAGAAGTAAATGGATTCCGAAAATTCTTGGTAGATCTAAGGCTGGCTCTCCTGTTCGGGAGTCTTCCCAGAGCTCTAGATCCCAATAGGTCCAATGCCAGATGGCAGCAAGCATTAATAGGCCACTGAAGAGGATATGTGCTACAGCGACCCCTTCAAAAGTTGAATAAGGTAGAGCTTTTCCCCAGAACC is a window from the Prochlorococcus marinus str. MIT 9211 genome containing:
- a CDS encoding 30S ribosomal protein S1; protein product: MVENSPEASQKLETEEQAAKSIDESQTSSPEINNKTPEETGNQVDTDIPEDIPTADDPSSRVKKHDFDGVGFTLEEFDSLLSKYDYNFKPGDIVNGTVFALETKGAMIDIGAKTAAFMPMQEVSINRVEGLSDVLQPSEVRQFFIMSEENEDGQLSLSIRRIEYQRAWERVRQLQKEDATIYSEVFATNRGGALVRVEGLRGFIPGSHISTRKAKEELVAEFLPLKFLEVDEERNRLVLSHRRALVERKMNRLEVGEVVVGAVRGIKPYGAFIDIGGVSGLLHISEISHEHIETPHSVLNVNDQMKVMIIDLDAERGRISLSTKALEPEPGDMLSDPQKVFDKAEEMAAKYKEMLLEQAEEGENPIATMEI
- the nrdR gene encoding transcriptional regulator NrdR, with product MQCPSCQNTDSRVLESRSADTGKSVRRRRECLNCDFRFTTYERVETVPITVIKRSESKETFSRSKLLNGLIRACEKTCIDNQKIESIVDEIEIQLQQRNMKEVSSSDLGEMVLGQLKGLSEVAYIRFASVYRQFNGINDFVETLETFKPDKKLATVI
- a CDS encoding photosystem II reaction center protein T; the protein is MEAFSYTLLMALAAVTLFFAVAFRDPPKFDK
- the psbB gene encoding photosystem II chlorophyll-binding protein CP47, with amino-acid sequence MGLPWYRVHTVVINDPGRLLAVHLMHTALLAGWAGSMALYELAIFDPSDPVLNPMWRQGMYVMPFMARLGVTSSWKGWDITGGVGSFDFDSLGFWGKALPYSTFEGVAVAHILFSGLLMLAAIWHWTYWDLELWEDSRTGEPALDLPRIFGIHLLLAGLTCFGFGAFHLSAVGMWVSDSYGLGGHVEKVAPVWGADGFNPFSAGGIVANHIGAGLLGIIGGVFHITNRPGERLYRNLRMGSLEGVLASALAAVLFVSFVVAGTMWYGSATTPIELFGPTRYQWDSGYFKTEINRRVQASINEGASKEEAYAAIPEKLAFYDYVGNSPAKGGLFRAGALVNGDGVPTGWQGHVSFSDKEGNELEVRRMPNFFENFPVILEDKDGNVRADIPFRRAEAKYSFEQTGITATVYGGELSGQTFSDPVVVKRLARKAQLGESFKFDRDRYKSDGVFRSGPRAWFTYAHACFGLLYLFGHWWHAARTLYRDTFAGIDPDLGDQVEFGLFKKLGDESTRRVPGRA